From the Prosthecobacter sp. SYSU 5D2 genome, the window TACAAACAGGCCGGCGTTGATATCCATGAAGCAGCATCCTTTGTGGATGACATCGGCGCGCTGGTGAAGGCCACGCAAAAGAAGCGCAAGCTGGCCAATGCCTTCGGCCTCTTCGCCGCCGGCTACGATCTCAGCAAATACAAGGAGCCGATGATCTTCACCGGCTGTGACGGGGTGGGCACGAAGCTGGAGCTGCTGCTGAAGTACGACCTGCTGGAAAATGCCGGCAAGGACCTGGTGGCCATGAACGTCAATGACGTGCTGACCTGCGGGGCCGATCCCATCATGTTCCTCGACTACGTGGGCGTGAACCAGATCAAGAAAAAGCAGCTCGCCCGCATCATCGCCGGCATGTCGGAATACCTGCAGGCCTGCAACTGCATCCTGGCCGGTGGTGAAACGGCGGAAATGCCCGGCGCGGTGCTCGATGGCATGGTGGAGCTTTCCGGCTTCGCCATCGGTGCGGCGGAAAAGAAAGACGTCCTCAATCCAGCCGAAATCAAAGAGGGCGATGTCCTCATCGGCTGGCCCAGCGCCGGTTTCCATGCCAATGGATTCAGCCTCGTCCGCCGCATCATCGAGAAGGAAAGCATCAAGCTCAGCAAAAAAGACGCCGCCCAGCTCCTCACTCCCACCCTTCTTTATCATGAGCAGTGCTGGGGTCTGAAAAAGGCGAAGGTGAAACCGGCCGCCATGGCCCACATCACCGGCGGCGGTCTGGTGGAAAATCTGGGGCGCATTTTCACCAAGCGCGGCCTCGGCTGCCATCTCAAGGTGCCTTACTGGCAGAACGACGTGGTCCAGAAAGTCCTCCGCCACGCCGACCCTGCGGATTGCTGGGACACCTTCAACATGGGCATCGGCTGGGTGGCCATCGTGGATGCCAAGCAGGCCAAAAAAGCCCTCAAAGTCAGCACCGGAGCCGTCGTCCTCGGCGAGATGGACAAAAGCGCCACCGTCACCTGCGAGCTGGTCAACTAACCTCCTCCGAGCATCAGTCACCAAAAGCGGGCGGTCCTGTTCCAGGGCTGCCCGCTTTTTTCAACCCTGGAGCGCGCGCGTCTCGCTACCGTCCCCCGACATCCTTCCTAAAAAAAAGCCACAGCTCAAAAAACCACTAATGCCCAGCAATGAACACTCATGTTCCGAACCATTAATTCTGATATTAGTGTCTATTGCTGGGCATTAGTGGTTTAAAAACAACCTGCCTTCAACCTCTCGCCTACCCCTTCTGACCACAATCCGACGCCGGACAGGCCATATATTTTTTCAGTGCCAGCCACCTCATCCATTCTTTCCCTGTCCACTTGCTGGAACAGCCATCGCCACACCGAAGGGCGTGCGCTGGCCCAGGAAGCCCATGAGCTCGGCTTCGAATGGATCGAGGTCAGCCACGGCACCAAAATCTCCCTTCTTCCCGGCCTGCTGGAAGCCGTGGCCGCCGGTGAGATCCAAGTCAGCAGCCTCCACAACTTCTGCCCCCCGCCCGTCGAGGTGACCATGGACGCACCCGATGCCTATGAATTCACCTCGGACAAAACCTGGGAGCGGGAAAGAGCCATCTCACTGACCAAAAAGACCCTGGCCATGGCCACCCGCTTTGGCACGGACCGCGTCGTCATCCATCTTGGCAGCGCCAGGATCCGCTCTTTCACGGATAAACTGGAGGCCATGGCGCTCGCCGGTCAGCTTTATTCACGCGATTATTCGGACCTTAAACTCAAGTTCGTCGCCCAGCGCCAGACCGCCAGCGCTCTCGCCATGGACCGCGTGCGTGCTGCCTTGGACCAGCTCCTGCCCGTGTGTGAAGCCGAAGGCGTGCGCCTCGGCATCGAGACGCGCAGCCACTACGAGCAGATCCCCAGCCAGCATGAAATGCTCCTCCTCCTGGAGGAATACAAGGACTGCCCCTGGGTCGGCTCCTGGCATGACTTTGGCCACGTCCAGCGCCAGGCCAATCTCGCGCTGCTGGACCACGAAACCTACCTCTCCCAGATCTCCGCGCACCTCATTGGCTGCCACGTCCATGACGTCGCCTGGCCCATGAAAGACCATCGCGCACCACTGAGCACCGGCGGCGTGGCCTTGGAAAAACTGATGCCGCTCGTCCCTGCCGGCGTGCCTCTCATCTGGGAGCTCAGCCCCGGCAACAGGCGGGAGGCCGTGGTGGAGGCCCTGAACCGCTGGCGGGAAAAATTTCCGGCCTAACGAAAAAGATTTAGTTTGGATTGTGAAAAAGTCCGCCCCGGTTGCCGTTGGTTTATCATATGATACGCTTGCTCCCCCATTCCCTGCTTGCTGTCCTGGCCATGCTCACCCCGGTCCAGGCCGCCCCCGACACCCAGTCTGCCGCCAAGGCGATTGACAAGATTCTTGAGGCGGACTGGAAAAAGCACAAGGTCACAGGCAACCCCGAAGTGGATGACAGCACCTTCGTGCGCCGCCTGTATCTGGACATCACCGGCCGTATCCCCACCACCCGTGAGGCGGAGACCTTCATGAACTCCCAGGCACCGGACAAGCGCGCCAAGCTCATTGACCACCTGCTTGCCTCCGAAGGCTACGTCCAGCACTCCTTCAATTACTGGGCGGACGTCCTGCGCACCCAGACCAGCGGCAACCAGACGGGAGCCATCACCGGTGCAGCCTATGCGAACTATCTGAAGGAAAGCCTTCGCACCAACAAGCCCTATGACAAGCTGGTCCAGGAGATGATCGCCGCCGAAGGGGATTCCTGGGACAATGGAGCCATCGGTTATTACATGCGCGACCGCGGCATGCCCCTGGACAACATGGCCAACACCGCCCGCGTCTTCCTCGGCACTCGTGTGGAGTGCGCCCAGTGCCATAACCATCCCTTTGATAAGTGGACGCAGAAGCAGTTCTTCGAGATGGCGGCCTTCACCTACCCGGTGCAGACCAATGATTATTATGACGGCAGTTCCACCGCCGCCCTCTCCTTGCTCCGCGAGCGTGAAAAAGAACTCAGAGAGAAGTTCAAAGCGCCCACCCTCAGCAAAAAAGCCTCTGCCCAGGAAAAAGCACGTGTCAAAAAAGAGACTGAAAAGCTGGCCGCACAGTACAAAGACGCCCTGGACAAGCTGCGCAAAGACAACCGCTATGTGCAGGAGGCCATCACTGATGTCCGTAACCTGAAGCGTTACACATCCGTCAGCGTCCAGGAAAACCGCAAGCTGGTGCTGCCGCACGACTATCAATACAGCGATGCCAAACCCAAGTCCCGCGTGGAGCCTGCCACCATGTATGGCCACGCTGCCGAGGTAAAGACCGGCGAGACCCAGATCCAGGCTTATGCCCGCTGGCTGGCCTCCAAAGACAATGACCGCTTCAATAAAGTCATCGCCAACCGCCTGTGGAAGCGCGCCTTCGGCCTCGCCCTCATGGAGCCGCTGGATGAGATCATGGACAGCACCGTGCCCATGATTCCTGAGCTTCAGAGCCACCTGGAGAAGCTCATCGTCAGCCTGAACTATGACATGAAGGCTTATCTGCGCATCCTTTACAACACCAGCGCCTATCAGCGCCAGGTCACCCGCGAGGAGGTCGCCCCCGGCATCGTTTACCACTTCACCGGCCCCGTCCTGCGCCGCATGACGGCGGAGCAGATGTGGGATTCCTTTGTCACCCTCATCAATCCAAATCCCGACATGCCGAATGAGGCCCTTCGCACCGCTTTCACCAACCGCATTCTCGCCGCCAAAAAGATCAACGATTCTATGGAGTCCCTCACGGCTGAGGAAGTGCTCGCCGGGGCTGAAAAGTCCGGCAAGCTCTACAAAGACCAGGCCGTCAGGGTCCGCGAGCTCCAGGTGAAAATGGCCGAGGCACGGGCCAATGAAGACAAGGAGACCTACAACAAGCTGCGCGGGGAGCTGAACCAGCTTCAGCGTGAAACACGCACCTCTGTGAACCAGAACCTCATCGTCCCCGGCATGAAGAAGCTCGCCACCGAGCTGGACGTGGTCCCCGCCGTCCTCCAGGACGGGGGCAAAGCGGGGGATAAAGTCGTCGCCGCCGCAGGTGCCAGCATGGACATGATGATGTCCAGCATGGCCGATACAGGAGATGCCGTGAACAAGATCTTTCTTCCTGGCTATGACACCCCCAAGCGCACCCGCGATGAGGAAAAAGCATACCAGGCCGCCCGTGAGGCCGTCTGGAAGGAAGAGGCGGATTTTTACGGCCTGGAGGGCAGAGGCCTCGCCAGCTACTACCGCGCCCGTGCCGATCAGACCCGCAACTGGGTGCGCGCCGCCGAGCTGGAAAGCCCCGCTCCCCGTGGCCACTACCTGCGTGAGTTCGGCCAGAGCGACCGTGAGACCATCGAAAATGCCAACCTCGAAGCCAGCGTTCCCCAGGCCCTGGCCATGATGAACGGCCAGCTCATGCCACAGATCATGGGCCGCCACAGCCAGCTCATGCTCACCGTCAGCAAGGCGCAGTATCCAGATGACAAAGTGGAGGCCATTTACAAAACCGTGCTCTCCCGCAAGCCTACCTCACGGGAGAAAGAAGTCTGGATGAAAGCCCAGGAAAACGGCCTTG encodes:
- the purM gene encoding phosphoribosylformylglycinamidine cyclo-ligase, with protein sequence MSKHTYKQAGVDIHEAASFVDDIGALVKATQKKRKLANAFGLFAAGYDLSKYKEPMIFTGCDGVGTKLELLLKYDLLENAGKDLVAMNVNDVLTCGADPIMFLDYVGVNQIKKKQLARIIAGMSEYLQACNCILAGGETAEMPGAVLDGMVELSGFAIGAAEKKDVLNPAEIKEGDVLIGWPSAGFHANGFSLVRRIIEKESIKLSKKDAAQLLTPTLLYHEQCWGLKKAKVKPAAMAHITGGGLVENLGRIFTKRGLGCHLKVPYWQNDVVQKVLRHADPADCWDTFNMGIGWVAIVDAKQAKKALKVSTGAVVLGEMDKSATVTCELVN
- a CDS encoding TIM barrel protein, which produces MPATSSILSLSTCWNSHRHTEGRALAQEAHELGFEWIEVSHGTKISLLPGLLEAVAAGEIQVSSLHNFCPPPVEVTMDAPDAYEFTSDKTWERERAISLTKKTLAMATRFGTDRVVIHLGSARIRSFTDKLEAMALAGQLYSRDYSDLKLKFVAQRQTASALAMDRVRAALDQLLPVCEAEGVRLGIETRSHYEQIPSQHEMLLLLEEYKDCPWVGSWHDFGHVQRQANLALLDHETYLSQISAHLIGCHVHDVAWPMKDHRAPLSTGGVALEKLMPLVPAGVPLIWELSPGNRREAVVEALNRWREKFPA
- a CDS encoding DUF1549 domain-containing protein, yielding MIRLLPHSLLAVLAMLTPVQAAPDTQSAAKAIDKILEADWKKHKVTGNPEVDDSTFVRRLYLDITGRIPTTREAETFMNSQAPDKRAKLIDHLLASEGYVQHSFNYWADVLRTQTSGNQTGAITGAAYANYLKESLRTNKPYDKLVQEMIAAEGDSWDNGAIGYYMRDRGMPLDNMANTARVFLGTRVECAQCHNHPFDKWTQKQFFEMAAFTYPVQTNDYYDGSSTAALSLLREREKELREKFKAPTLSKKASAQEKARVKKETEKLAAQYKDALDKLRKDNRYVQEAITDVRNLKRYTSVSVQENRKLVLPHDYQYSDAKPKSRVEPATMYGHAAEVKTGETQIQAYARWLASKDNDRFNKVIANRLWKRAFGLALMEPLDEIMDSTVPMIPELQSHLEKLIVSLNYDMKAYLRILYNTSAYQRQVTREEVAPGIVYHFTGPVLRRMTAEQMWDSFVTLINPNPDMPNEALRTAFTNRILAAKKINDSMESLTAEEVLAGAEKSGKLYKDQAVRVRELQVKMAEARANEDKETYNKLRGELNQLQRETRTSVNQNLIVPGMKKLATELDVVPAVLQDGGKAGDKVVAAAGASMDMMMSSMADTGDAVNKIFLPGYDTPKRTRDEEKAYQAAREAVWKEEADFYGLEGRGLASYYRARADQTRNWVRAAELESPAPRGHYLREFGQSDRETIENANLEASVPQALAMMNGQLMPQIMGRHSQLMLTVSKAQYPDDKVEAIYKTVLSRKPTSREKEVWMKAQENGLADIEDLIFSLLNTQQFIFIQ